A stretch of Salarias fasciatus chromosome 23, fSalaFa1.1, whole genome shotgun sequence DNA encodes these proteins:
- the glrx2 gene encoding glutaredoxin 2 isoform X1, with protein sequence MLHLGSQLESFLAVCSFFAMLSRAGCLPRLAWTGCRRMGNLTSSTTGALSSTACMQYVQEMVSQNCVVIFSKTTCPYCRMAKNVFNEIGATYKVVELDEHNDGRRLQEALAQITGARTVPRVFINGNCIGGGSDTKQLHQQGKLLPLIEQCAPCCAGSGSEGSGSGQFAK encoded by the exons ATGCTTCACCTCGGATCACAGCTCGAGTCTTTTTTGGCCGTGTGTTCCTTTTTCGCCATGCTTTCCCGAGCAGGATGTCTTCCGAGGCTGGCATGGACCGGCTGCCGAAG aatGGGGAATCTGACATCGTCCACCACCGGGGCTCTATCCAGCACCGCCTGTATGCAGTATGTTCAG GAGATGGTGTCACAGAACTGCGTAGTGATCTTTTCCAAGACCACGTGTCCTTATTGTAGGATGGCCAAAAATGTGTTCAACGAGATTGGAGCAACTTACAAGGTAGTTGAGCTGGATGAGCACAATGACGGGAGGAGACTGCAGGAGGCCTTAGCTCAGATAACAGGAGCCAGAACG GTGCCGAGAGTCTTTATCAACGGGAACTGCATCGGAGGCGGCTCTGACACCAAACAGCTCCATCAGCAGGGGAAGCTGCTGCCCCTGATCGAGCAGTGTGCCCCTTGCTGTGCCGGCAGTGGCTCTGAAGGCTCCGGCAGTGGACAGTTCGCTAAATGA
- the glrx2 gene encoding glutaredoxin 2 isoform X2 produces the protein MGNLTSSTTGALSSTACMQYVQEMVSQNCVVIFSKTTCPYCRMAKNVFNEIGATYKVVELDEHNDGRRLQEALAQITGARTVPRVFINGNCIGGGSDTKQLHQQGKLLPLIEQCAPCCAGSGSEGSGSGQFAK, from the exons atGGGGAATCTGACATCGTCCACCACCGGGGCTCTATCCAGCACCGCCTGTATGCAGTATGTTCAG GAGATGGTGTCACAGAACTGCGTAGTGATCTTTTCCAAGACCACGTGTCCTTATTGTAGGATGGCCAAAAATGTGTTCAACGAGATTGGAGCAACTTACAAGGTAGTTGAGCTGGATGAGCACAATGACGGGAGGAGACTGCAGGAGGCCTTAGCTCAGATAACAGGAGCCAGAACG GTGCCGAGAGTCTTTATCAACGGGAACTGCATCGGAGGCGGCTCTGACACCAAACAGCTCCATCAGCAGGGGAAGCTGCTGCCCCTGATCGAGCAGTGTGCCCCTTGCTGTGCCGGCAGTGGCTCTGAAGGCTCCGGCAGTGGACAGTTCGCTAAATGA